In the genome of Pusillimonas sp. T7-7, the window CGGGTTATTGGCAATCCTGGTTGTTATCCCACCACCGTTCTGCTGGGCCTTGCGCCTTTGCTTGAAGGCGGGCGCAAGCTGGTCGACACCGCCAACATCATTGCCGATTGCAAGTCGGGCGTGTCGGGGGCGGGTCGCAAGGCTGAAGTCAGTACGCTATTTTCCGAAGCCAGTGATAACTTCAAGGCTTATGGGGTGGCTGGGCATCGCCACCACCCGGAAATTTCAGAACAGCTGCAGCGTATTGCCGGAGCACCGGTAGGGTTGGTTTTTGTGCCGCATCTGGTGCCCATGATACGCGGCATGTTCTCTACGATTTATGCCCGCATCCTGCCTGAAGCCCGTGATACCGACTTCCAGGCCCTGTTCGAGCAGCGTTACGCCAACGAAGAATTTGTCGACGTCATGCCGGCGGGCAGCCTGCCCGAAAGCCGGTCGGTGCGTGCGTCCAACCATCTGCGCATTGCCGTGCATCGTCCCGAAGGCGGTGATCAGCTGGTTATTCTGGTTACACAAGACAATCTTGTAAAAGGGGCGTCGGGCCAAGCGGTGCAAAACATGAACCTGATGTTTGGTTTTCCGGAATCCGCCGGGCTGACCCACGTAGCCGTCCTGCCGTAACACCTGTTTGTTGCAATGCGGGAACTCACTCCCGCATAACCGGTCTGTTCTGCATGAGCAATAAAGATTCGGTAGCACACGAGGTTCAAGCAAGCAGCAGTTCCCGTCAGTCAGGTGGGAAGCCTCTGGCTGTACTGGCGTTGCTGGTGGGCCTGACGGTAGGCGCGGTGGCGGCCAGGTATTGGTTTCAAAGCGAGGCCAGCCAACAATACAACAGCATGCGGCAGAGCATGCAAACCGAGCTCGACACCCGCAGCAGCGAGTTGGCGGGGGCTCGTGCTGAAGCTGATGCCCTGGAAGGAAAGCTGGCGGTGGAAGAAAGCACACGCAAGGGGCTGGAGGCCAGCTTGCAGGCATTGCAATCTGAGTTGGGCCGTGCGCGTGATCAACTGGCGTTCTTTGATCAGTTGCTGCCGCCTGGGCCTAAAGGGGCCGTCAGCATACGTGCCCTTGAAGTCGAGCAACTAGGCCCCACCTTGCAATATAAGGTGCTGCTCATGCGTAACGCCCAGAGCGACTCTTTATTCACGGGCGATATGCAGTTCATGGCCAGCGGAACACAAGCTGATGGCAAAGAGGCGAAAATCATCCTGAAGGCAGTGTTGGCCCCAGGTACGCCCGACTCTGCTGCTGAAGATGCGGTGGCAGACGCCGGCAAGTTTGCCCTGAGCTTTGACGAATTCCAGCGTGCAAACGGGTTGCTTGGCATTCCCCAGGGTTTTGTGCCAAGAAGCGTGACCCTGAATGTGCTGGAAGGAAAGAATATACGTGTGTCACGAACAGTAAAACTGTCTGCGGCCGACTAGCGAAAGAAATGGCGCTGCCCGTAAAGCGTGGCCAGGCCGGCATGTCTTTCTGGCCAGTGGTATAGTAGTTTTTATATCTTGCAACCCTTGTTGGTTGCCATGGAGTACCAAATGATTGCACAAACCGAAACCATTGATCTGCAAGCGCCGCCGTCGCCGCTGATTTTCACCGATGCCGCCGCTCATAAAGTCAAAGAACTGTTGGCTGACGAAGACAACCCTGAACTCAAATTGCGCGTATTTGTGCAAGGTGGCGGGTGTTCCGGCTTCCAGTATGGCTTTACCTTCGACGAAACCATCAACGACGACGACACCACCATAGACAAGGAAGGGGTGCAGCTGCTGGTTGACCCCATGAGCTTCCAGTACCTGGTAGGAGCCGAAATCGACTACAAAGACGATCTGGAAGGCGCGCAGTTCGTTATTCGCAATCCCAACGCCAACTCCACCTGCGGCTGCGGTTCATCGTTCGCACCCTGATCAAGCAGGGTATTTGCAGCCCAGCACTGTAGCCTGACCCGCGCCTGTTACAGCGGGTAGGCCTGCGGCTTGCCTGCTGTTGTGGGCCCAGGCCAGCCAGGCAAAGGCCAGCGCTTCCACCAGTTGCACAGGCACGTTCAGTTCCGAGCTGGGATACACACGTGCCTGAACCAGGCTTTGCAGGTCCCGCATCAATCCTTTGTTCATGGCGCCACCGCCGCATACGATCAGCTCCCGGGTGTCGGGTGCATGTTCGCCAATGGCTTGGGCCACGGTGCTTGCCGTCAGCATTTGCAGCGTAGCCTGGATGTCGTGATCGCCAAGCTTTTGCGCTTGTGCGCCAAACGTCTCCAGACGCTGCGTAAGCCAGGCCCAGTTGAACAGGTCACGGCCTGTGGATTTTGGCGGCGGCAGCCTGAACCATGGCTCGCTGCTGATCAGATGCTCGAGCAAGGCCTTGTTGCTGAGCCCTGTTTC includes:
- the argC gene encoding N-acetyl-gamma-glutamyl-phosphate reductase; this translates as MTSAAASRIKAGIVGGTGYTGVELLRLLSQHPYVDLTAITSRKEDGMLVSDMFPNLRGRVNISFQTPEKAALEQCDVVFFATPHGVAMSQAQHLLEHNVRIIDLAADFRLQDTQVFERWYKMPHACPSVLADSVYGLVELNRQNIADARVIGNPGCYPTTVLLGLAPLLEGGRKLVDTANIIADCKSGVSGAGRKAEVSTLFSEASDNFKAYGVAGHRHHPEISEQLQRIAGAPVGLVFVPHLVPMIRGMFSTIYARILPEARDTDFQALFEQRYANEEFVDVMPAGSLPESRSVRASNHLRIAVHRPEGGDQLVILVTQDNLVKGASGQAVQNMNLMFGFPESAGLTHVAVLP
- a CDS encoding DUF6776 family protein, whose amino-acid sequence is MSNKDSVAHEVQASSSSRQSGGKPLAVLALLVGLTVGAVAARYWFQSEASQQYNSMRQSMQTELDTRSSELAGARAEADALEGKLAVEESTRKGLEASLQALQSELGRARDQLAFFDQLLPPGPKGAVSIRALEVEQLGPTLQYKVLLMRNAQSDSLFTGDMQFMASGTQADGKEAKIILKAVLAPGTPDSAAEDAVADAGKFALSFDEFQRANGLLGIPQGFVPRSVTLNVLEGKNIRVSRTVKLSAAD
- the erpA gene encoding iron-sulfur cluster insertion protein ErpA, translating into MIAQTETIDLQAPPSPLIFTDAAAHKVKELLADEDNPELKLRVFVQGGGCSGFQYGFTFDETINDDDTTIDKEGVQLLVDPMSFQYLVGAEIDYKDDLEGAQFVIRNPNANSTCGCGSSFAP